One segment of Alnus glutinosa chromosome 2, dhAlnGlut1.1, whole genome shotgun sequence DNA contains the following:
- the LOC133860995 gene encoding MYB-like transcription factor EOBII, which yields MQTMMAWGMPEQQGWRKGPWTPEEDKLLSDYVSLHGEGRWSSVARSAGLNRSGKSCRLRWVNYLRPGLKRGQLTPQEEGIIIELHALWGNKWSTIARYLPGRTDNEIKNYWRTHFKKKEKSSRKHEQRKQQIRQREEQQGEQPVLEHHDHMIRSVLFHAETGNTEKMTAEAQEIRQQMVFSTHPTNSENHCFPVVYQDVAPWSDTVADDVLWGGLWDLDD from the exons ATGCAAACGATGATGGCGTGGGGGATGCCGGAACAACAAGGGTGGAGGAAGGGTCCTTGGACTCCTGAAGAGGATAAATTGCTTAGCGACTATGTAAGCTTGCAtggagagggaagatggagTTCTGTCGCTAGATCCGcag GCCTGAATAGGAGTGGTAAGAGCTGCCGGCTAAGGTGGGTGAATTATCTCAGGCCTGGTCTCAAGAGAGGCCAATTAACACCTCAAGAGGAAGGCATCATTATTGAGCTTCATGCTCTTTGGGGTAACAA GTGGTCGACTATTGCAAGATACTTGCCCGGGAGAACAGACAATGAGATAAAAAACTACTGGAGAACACATttcaagaagaaggaaaaatccTCTCGGAAGCATGAACAGCGCAAACAGCAAATAAGACAACGAGAAGAGCAACAGGGGGAGCAACCAGTACTAGAACATCATGATCACATGATAAGAAGTGTCTTATTTCATGCAGAGACTGGAAACACTGAGAAAATGACTGCGGAGGCTCAAGAAATTAGGCAACAGATGGTTTTCAGCACTCACCCGACTAATTCGGAGAACCACTGCTTCCCTGTTGTGTACCAAGATGTTGCACCCTGGTCGGACACAGTGGCAGATGATGTGCTCTGGGGTGGCCTGTGGGACTTGGACGATTAG